GACGATTAACGCCATGTTCATCCATATGCCAAACCGTGCACTTAACGTAAACACCCAGGAACCTACTGTTATTAATCCCGCGTTCCCGCCTAGTCCCCAATACAACGAGAACAGTGTATGAACGATACCTGCTATAACAAATAATGATATATACTTTTTCATCTTATCACCTATTTTAATCATTTAACTTCTGATTGCGTTTCCTTTTATATTTCAATGATTTGTATAGTGTTTTGTATTTCAGTTTCTAAATTTTTTGTTCTCCATTCTCTTTGATATCCTAGACAAGGACATATATACTGTATCCCACTTTCTTCTATTATATTACGAAAATGTACATGTCCCATAATACTATACTTAATTGGATATATTTCATAAAATTGATCAAAATCTGACGTTCCTATAAAAGCATTAAAATAATCAAATATTCTATGTGGCATTGGTACGGCAAACTTTTTGTGTGTGACGATATGCGTCATTAATATAATATTTTTATCTTTCACTTGTTCCAAATCATTTTTCACAGAGGCTGCTGCTAATTTAGACATTTCTAAATCCGATTTACCCCAATCGATATGTTCTTTGTCTAACCAAGTTGAGCCGTAATATTTTCTGTGCTCTAATCTTTCTAAACTAAATTTATCATGATCTGCGAAACTATAATCATACCAACCGCTATGCCCTACTATCGCCCATTCATCATTAATTATATATGGACTACCAATAATGCTTTCAGGTTGTGATTTATAATATTCGAAAATTTCATAAGACGTCTTTTCTTCTTGTTCACTTTTCCAATAATCATGATTACCCGGAATAAATAACACTTCTATATTTGATTGTTGTTTTACATTTTGAACAAATTGAATCGTTTGTAAATAATGGTTAGAAACATCTCCCGCGATTAAGAGCACGTCTAATTTCAAACGTGCGATTTCTTTACTTAAAATGAACTCAAAGTCCTGTGGATAATAATCTTTGCTTCTATCTATATGCAAATCTGAAATCGTTCCAATTCTCATATACATGACCTAGCTTTCTATAATATAACCGTGTAACATCAATTTTATAGTAACATATTCTATCTCGATATCCTTTATAATAGAATTGACAATTTGATCGGAGGAATGACATTGGACATTCAACAATTTGAACACTTTTTAAAAATAGACGCTAAAACATTTAACCAAGTAGATTTAAATAGTTTAAATCATTACATTAAAAGGTTTATGTATACAGTGCCTTTTGAAAATATAAACGTACAGAATGGTGTACCTATTTCTGTAAATGTTGATGATTTATTCAACAAAATTGTACATCAACACCGTGGTGGTTTTTGCTATGAAATGAATACTTTATTTCAAAATTATTTAAAAGAAAAAGGCTTTCACCTAGATTGCGTATCTGGAACGGTTCATGCGCCAAATGATAGTTGGAGTCGTGATGGTTCACATATGTCGACTATTGTTCATTTAGATAAAGATTATATCGCCGATGTAGGCTTTGGTGATTTACCTACTGAAGCTATACCTATAACGCGTCCAGATGACGTTCACATTATTCATGATACGAATGGTTATTACCGCGCTATCACTGATGAAGATGATACGATACACCTTCAAAAACAAATAGATCGTGAACATTGGCGTACTTCTTACAAGACCCAATTCACACCGAGAAATTGGCCTTATTTTATAGAGCATTTACATTATAACGAGCATGACCCTCGTTCTATATTTGTTCAAAATTTAATTATTACAATGCCTAAACATTATGGTAGAGTAAGTATGTCTAACGAACATTTAACCGTTACGACTCGACACGATAAACAAAAAGAACGAGTTACACATGATAATTATAAAAAGCTTATAAAAAAACATTTTGGAATAGATGCAACAATTAAAGCATTAGAAAGTTGAGGTCAGAAATTGATATCTAATAGTGAATTACAAGACTTAGATTTATTCGATTTATTAAGTGAACGACATGGTATCGTACGTACCAAAATAGAAGATATGTGGAATAACACGCATGACATATACATTTCTAGTTCTGAATGGTATATTATGGCCAAGATTTTTAAGCATAATCGTAATATGGCGTACATTACAAAAAGTGTGAATATCTCTAGACAAGCCGTACACAAATTTGTGAAACAATTAAATAAAAAAGGACTCGTAGACATTCAAGATGTTGAAGGCAACAAAAAAGAAAAATCAATACAGTTAACAGAACTTGGTGAGGCTTGCTTTTTAGAAAGTAAGAAACATAAACAGATGATAGAGCAGCAGCTCATCGAAACAATCGGATCAGATAATGTCGATAAAATGAGAGAAATTTTGAAGATGGATTGGGATATAGAAAATCAATAATTTATTTTTGTAAACCTAGTTGACAATTTACGTATCATTCTGCTAAAGTGAGTAAGTTGCTATTTTTGAGAACGGCTATAACAGAAATAATAACAATACTATAAACACTATGCTTTTGCTAGTTGCATAAGCTCTCAGCAAAATATTAATACACACCGATTGTGTATTCACTAGTAGAAGGAGATTAAGATTTTATTATGAAAGCAGAAGTACAAGTAAAAAATCCAAAAACGATGGCGCTTATTTTAATGTTAGGTGCATTTATCGGTTTATTTGGAGAAACAGCATTAAACATGGGTTTAACAAACGTAATGCAAGACTATGATATAAGTGCACCTACTGCACAATGGTTAACAACAGGATATTTATTAGTCCTTGCCATTCTCGTACCAATCTCAGCCTATTTAACACGTTGGTTTACAACGAGACAACTTGTATTAGGTGGATTTATTATTTCAT
This portion of the Mammaliicoccus vitulinus genome encodes:
- a CDS encoding metallophosphoesterase; this translates as MRIGTISDLHIDRSKDYYPQDFEFILSKEIARLKLDVLLIAGDVSNHYLQTIQFVQNVKQQSNIEVLFIPGNHDYWKSEQEEKTSYEIFEYYKSQPESIIGSPYIINDEWAIVGHSGWYDYSFADHDKFSLERLEHRKYYGSTWLDKEHIDWGKSDLEMSKLAAASVKNDLEQVKDKNIILMTHIVTHKKFAVPMPHRIFDYFNAFIGTSDFDQFYEIYPIKYSIMGHVHFRNIIEESGIQYICPCLGYQREWRTKNLETEIQNTIQIIEI
- a CDS encoding arylamine N-acetyltransferase family protein; translation: MTLDIQQFEHFLKIDAKTFNQVDLNSLNHYIKRFMYTVPFENINVQNGVPISVNVDDLFNKIVHQHRGGFCYEMNTLFQNYLKEKGFHLDCVSGTVHAPNDSWSRDGSHMSTIVHLDKDYIADVGFGDLPTEAIPITRPDDVHIIHDTNGYYRAITDEDDTIHLQKQIDREHWRTSYKTQFTPRNWPYFIEHLHYNEHDPRSIFVQNLIITMPKHYGRVSMSNEHLTVTTRHDKQKERVTHDNYKKLIKKHFGIDATIKALES
- a CDS encoding MarR family transcriptional regulator produces the protein MISNSELQDLDLFDLLSERHGIVRTKIEDMWNNTHDIYISSSEWYIMAKIFKHNRNMAYITKSVNISRQAVHKFVKQLNKKGLVDIQDVEGNKKEKSIQLTELGEACFLESKKHKQMIEQQLIETIGSDNVDKMREILKMDWDIENQ